From Pseudomonas alcaligenes, a single genomic window includes:
- a CDS encoding N-acetylmuramoyl-L-alanine amidase, whose protein sequence is MRFVLLALTALLLSACAGGPQINDSLSARSQSSRVQYVVMHYTSTDLARSLALLSRGEVSSHYLIADDAPATIYRLVDENRRAWHAGQSEWQGRTWLNASTIGIEIVNQGYTETPTGQAWQPYSEAQIEALIVLLKDIVQRHQLPIDSIIGHSDIAPQRKTDPGPLFPWRRLAEAGLIRWPDAAEVAREQAALSERVPDAPWFQEQLARLGYSTPQSGQFDAATRKVLAAFQMKYRPARYDGVADAESAALLLVLNRMAH, encoded by the coding sequence ATGCGCTTCGTTCTGCTCGCCCTTACCGCTCTGCTGTTGTCTGCCTGTGCCGGCGGCCCGCAGATCAACGACAGCCTGAGCGCGCGCAGCCAGAGCAGCCGCGTGCAGTACGTGGTGATGCACTACACCTCCACCGACCTGGCCCGCTCCCTGGCGCTGCTTAGCCGCGGCGAGGTAAGCAGCCACTACCTGATTGCCGACGATGCGCCGGCCACCATCTACCGTCTGGTCGATGAAAATCGCCGGGCCTGGCATGCCGGGCAGAGCGAGTGGCAGGGCCGTACCTGGTTGAATGCCAGTACCATCGGCATCGAGATCGTCAACCAGGGCTATACCGAGACCCCCACGGGGCAGGCCTGGCAGCCTTACAGCGAGGCGCAGATCGAGGCCCTGATCGTGCTGCTCAAGGACATCGTGCAGCGCCACCAGCTGCCGATCGACAGCATCATCGGCCACAGCGATATCGCCCCGCAGCGCAAGACCGATCCCGGCCCGCTGTTCCCCTGGCGGCGCCTGGCCGAGGCCGGGCTGATCCGCTGGCCGGACGCTGCCGAGGTGGCCCGCGAGCAGGCGGCCCTGAGTGAGCGGGTGCCCGATGCGCCGTGGTTCCAGGAGCAACTGGCGCGCCTGGGCTACAGCACGCCGCAGAGCGGGCAGTTCGATGCGGCCACGCGCAAGGTGCTCGCCGCCTTCCAGATGAAGTACCGCCCGGCCCGCTACGATGGGGTGGCGGATGCCGAAAGCGCTGCCCTGCTGCTGGTTCTCAACCGCATGGCGCACTAG
- a CDS encoding MarC family protein, whose translation MDMFGIAVLVFLVTDPFGNIAIYLAALKNVAPERRMRVVARELLFALGLLMLFLTFGDKILSGLGLSREATAIAGGIILFIIALRLIFPTPQGLLGDVPDGEPMLVPLATPAVAGPSALAVLMTLRNTHQGELWELYLAVFLAWLATASILLQASWLQRFLGPRGLMAVERLTGMLLIMLSVDMLLDNLQSILHIAP comes from the coding sequence ATGGATATGTTCGGCATTGCCGTACTGGTATTTCTGGTCACCGACCCGTTCGGCAATATCGCCATCTATCTGGCTGCGCTGAAGAATGTCGCCCCCGAGCGGCGTATGCGCGTGGTGGCGCGCGAGCTGCTGTTCGCCCTCGGCCTGCTGATGCTGTTCCTCACCTTCGGCGACAAGATCCTCAGCGGCCTGGGCCTGTCGCGCGAGGCTACGGCCATCGCCGGCGGCATCATCCTGTTCATCATCGCCCTGCGCCTGATCTTCCCCACCCCGCAGGGCCTGCTCGGCGATGTGCCGGATGGCGAGCCGATGCTGGTTCCGCTGGCCACCCCGGCGGTCGCCGGGCCCTCGGCGCTGGCGGTGCTGATGACCCTGCGCAATACCCACCAGGGCGAGCTGTGGGAACTGTACCTGGCGGTATTCCTGGCCTGGCTGGCGACGGCGTCGATCCTCCTGCAGGCCTCCTGGCTGCAGCGCTTCCTCGGCCCGCGCGGGCTGATGGCGGTGGAGCGCCTGACCGGCATGCTGCTGATCATGCTCAGCGTCGACATGCTGCTGGATAACCTGCAGAGCATCCTGCATATCGCTCCCTGA
- a CDS encoding DASH family cryptochrome, translating to MRRQLLWFKQDLRLDDHPAMQAALDSERLLPLYVFDPTWLQPGSLGQRRLGVHRARFLLESLAALDGELRQRGSALLLLKGRAEQIIPRLVEQFSLQEVLTLEEIAPEERAQVAAVRAQLGSIPLRELAGNQLFRREELPCTVEMLPAVYSQFRELIEQRLQVFQPSTAPTRLPALPESAEAYLQPLPSLSQLGLGEPLSVANSAFPFSGGEPAAQARLRDYLWLSQGVRQYKDTRNGLIGSEYSSKLSPWLANGSLSARRVVAELRRHESQYGRNDSTHCLWLEMLWRDFFRWTLVRHGSALFKAGGLKATERASMLLDQRFGEWCQGRTGMPLVDANMRELAATGFMSNRGRQVVASYLVNDLEQDWRYGAAWFEEHLLDYDPASNWGNWAYLAGVGSDPRHKRQFNALRQARQYDPDGAYVSLWLPELRSIPQHLRHTPFLLPQLQLNAMGYPRLDSIPESWKPYLPTAA from the coding sequence ATGCGCCGCCAGCTGCTCTGGTTCAAACAGGATTTGCGTCTGGACGATCACCCGGCCATGCAGGCAGCGCTGGACAGCGAGCGCCTGCTGCCACTCTATGTTTTCGACCCGACCTGGCTGCAACCCGGTTCACTGGGCCAGCGTCGCCTCGGCGTACACCGGGCGCGCTTTCTGCTGGAGAGCCTGGCCGCCCTCGATGGTGAGCTGCGTCAGCGTGGCTCTGCTCTGCTGCTGCTCAAGGGCCGCGCCGAGCAGATTATTCCCCGGCTGGTCGAACAGTTTTCCCTGCAGGAAGTGCTGACCCTAGAGGAAATCGCCCCCGAAGAGCGCGCCCAGGTCGCGGCCGTGCGCGCGCAGCTGGGCTCTATCCCGCTGCGCGAGCTGGCCGGCAACCAGCTGTTCCGTCGCGAGGAACTGCCCTGTACGGTCGAAATGCTGCCAGCGGTCTATAGCCAGTTCCGCGAGCTGATCGAACAGCGCCTGCAGGTGTTCCAGCCCAGCACTGCGCCCACTCGCCTGCCTGCCCTGCCGGAAAGCGCAGAAGCCTATCTGCAGCCATTGCCCAGCCTGTCCCAGCTCGGTCTGGGTGAGCCACTGAGCGTGGCCAACAGCGCCTTCCCCTTCTCCGGCGGTGAACCGGCGGCCCAGGCACGTCTGCGCGACTATCTCTGGTTGAGCCAGGGCGTACGCCAGTACAAGGACACCCGCAACGGCCTGATCGGCAGCGAATACTCTTCGAAGCTTTCGCCCTGGCTGGCCAACGGCAGCCTTTCTGCCCGCCGCGTAGTGGCGGAGCTACGCCGCCATGAGTCGCAGTACGGGCGCAATGACTCGACCCACTGCCTATGGCTGGAAATGCTCTGGCGCGACTTCTTTCGCTGGACGCTGGTGCGCCATGGCAGTGCCCTGTTCAAGGCCGGCGGCCTGAAGGCCACCGAGCGGGCCTCTATGCTGCTCGACCAGCGCTTCGGGGAGTGGTGCCAGGGCCGTACGGGGATGCCGCTGGTAGATGCCAACATGCGCGAGCTGGCCGCCACCGGATTCATGTCCAATCGCGGTCGCCAGGTCGTGGCCAGCTACCTGGTCAACGATCTGGAGCAGGACTGGCGGTACGGTGCAGCCTGGTTCGAGGAACACCTGCTGGATTACGACCCGGCCAGCAACTGGGGCAACTGGGCCTATCTGGCCGGGGTTGGCAGCGATCCCCGGCACAAGCGCCAGTTCAACGCCCTGCGCCAGGCCCGCCAGTACGACCCGGACGGCGCCTATGTCAGCCTATGGCTACCGGAGCTGCGCAGCATACCGCAGCACCTGCGCCACACCCCGTTCCTGCTGCCACAGCTGCAGCTCAACGCCATGGGCTATCCGCGCCTGGACAGCATTCCCGAGAGCTGGAAACCCTATCTGCCAACGGCCGCCTGA